A genomic segment from Methanomicrobia archaeon encodes:
- a CDS encoding signal recognition particle protein Srp19 (binds to 7S RNA to mediate binding of the signal recognition particle protein Srp54) yields the protein MKKMVIWPVNLAAGRTKREGRIVARRYAIKSPKVEEISSVAQELHLEPEVEKEKAYPKSPWDRSGRVLVLKRGSKGEIVRAIANRLRAQREKAKSGGR from the coding sequence ATGAAGAAGATGGTTATCTGGCCGGTAAACCTGGCCGCAGGCAGGACGAAGCGTGAGGGACGGATCGTCGCACGCAGGTACGCGATCAAGTCACCGAAGGTGGAGGAGATCAGCTCTGTGGCACAGGAGCTCCACCTGGAGCCCGAGGTGGAGAAGGAGAAGGCGTATCCGAAATCGCCCTGGGACCGGAGCGGGCGCGTACTCGTCTTGAAGCGGGGGAGCAAGGGCGAGATCGTCCGTGCGATCGCGAACAGGCTCAGAGCGCAGCGTGAAAAAGCGAAGAGCGGAGGACGGTGA
- a CDS encoding TraB/GumN family protein, producing MSVHNVGDIVLVGTGHVLEKSVKEVEAVIEREQPDVVAVELCDARYRSLKGDVKEVSPKEMLSAGNPFLILTHWLLAYVQRKMGAELGIEPGADMMAAMAKADEQGAAIALIDRPIQITMQRFWKKMRLWEKLKMIFSILFSIASMGEDDSERAGTGGAPVNDERGTEKKKLVSGFLGSKEEIELDRLTDDDVVTQLMKELREFSPGAATALLDERDAYIARGLLDLRNRSSENVVETATYQPCETWDQTTARGGPKIVAVVGAGHIAGIMQYLGRPESIPTKEALCSLPRKRFGLSLKHLFTLGIGVALALILLALLFTDLSFDVLLHAFLWWFIINGVLSAAGVVLARGHPFSALTAFAVAWLTSLNPFLAAGWFAGLTEAHVRKPSLEDAKTMLSVESVGELMSNRLFKVIFVAALANIGSIAGTFIGAYVVWQQLGIEVQDIWIGLESAFGALL from the coding sequence ATGAGCGTGCATAACGTCGGTGACATTGTCCTGGTCGGCACCGGCCACGTGCTCGAGAAGAGCGTGAAGGAAGTCGAGGCAGTAATCGAGCGCGAGCAACCGGATGTCGTGGCCGTCGAGTTATGCGACGCGCGATACAGATCATTGAAGGGCGACGTGAAAGAGGTATCACCGAAGGAAATGCTCAGTGCGGGTAATCCCTTTCTGATCCTCACGCACTGGCTGCTTGCCTATGTGCAGCGGAAGATGGGCGCGGAGCTGGGGATCGAGCCGGGTGCCGATATGATGGCGGCCATGGCGAAGGCGGATGAGCAGGGCGCTGCGATCGCGCTGATCGACCGGCCGATCCAGATAACGATGCAACGATTCTGGAAGAAGATGCGACTGTGGGAGAAGCTAAAGATGATCTTCTCCATCCTCTTCTCGATCGCGAGCATGGGGGAGGACGATTCGGAGCGAGCAGGAACGGGCGGAGCACCGGTGAACGATGAGCGGGGAACGGAGAAGAAGAAGCTCGTTTCCGGCTTTCTGGGCTCGAAAGAGGAGATTGAGCTCGATCGACTGACCGACGACGATGTGGTGACGCAGCTGATGAAGGAGCTCCGCGAATTCTCGCCCGGTGCCGCTACTGCGCTCCTGGACGAACGTGACGCGTATATTGCCCGCGGTTTACTGGATCTCCGGAATCGGAGCAGCGAGAACGTGGTCGAAACGGCCACGTACCAACCGTGCGAGACGTGGGATCAGACCACCGCTCGTGGAGGTCCGAAGATCGTGGCCGTGGTCGGTGCGGGACATATAGCCGGCATCATGCAGTATCTCGGTCGCCCGGAGTCGATACCGACGAAAGAGGCTTTGTGCTCGCTCCCCCGGAAGCGGTTCGGGCTCTCGCTGAAACACCTCTTTACCCTGGGTATCGGTGTGGCCCTCGCGCTCATTTTACTCGCGCTGCTCTTCACCGATCTGTCGTTCGACGTGTTACTGCACGCATTCCTCTGGTGGTTCATCATCAACGGCGTGCTCTCAGCCGCAGGCGTGGTGCTTGCCCGTGGCCATCCGTTCTCCGCGCTGACGGCCTTTGCTGTCGCCTGGCTCACGTCATTGAACCCGTTCTTAGCTGCGGGCTGGTTCGCCGGGCTGACCGAAGCACACGTCCGCAAACCGTCACTGGAGGATGCGAAGACGATGCTGTCGGTGGAATCGGTTGGTGAGTTGATGAGCAACCGCCTATTCAAGGTCATCTTCGTCGCGGCGCTCGCGAATATCGGCAGCATCGCGGGCACCTTCATCGGCGCATATGTCGTCTGGCAGCAGCTGGGGATCGAGGTGCAGGATATCTGGATCGGACTGGAAAGCGCTTTCGGTGCACTGCTGTAA
- the prf1 gene encoding peptide chain release factor 1, protein MEQLKRYDFKKVLEELSQKTGRGTELVSVYIPPDKQVSDVTAQLRDEHGQAMNIKSKITRTNVQSILESILAKLRYVTVSENGLVIFCGAIDKGGDKTDIETYIVEPPEKIYSFIYHCNSSFFLEPLEELIEEKEKFGLLVLDKREATIGVLSGKIVEPIKHLTSSVPGKIRKGGQSALRFQRLREIATEDFYKRIGETTSQILLQEKDLMGLLIGGPSPTKEDFIKGAYLHYEIQNKILGAFDVAYTDESGLYELVDAAESVLEGMDLMREKKLMGRFMKYIGTDELMVTYGERDVRQKLEMGAVDTLLISEELDADFVHELVELAELTGAEVEIVSTDFEEGAQLKRAFGGVAALLRYKTH, encoded by the coding sequence ATGGAACAACTGAAGCGGTACGACTTCAAGAAAGTACTGGAAGAACTGAGTCAGAAGACCGGGCGAGGCACGGAGCTCGTCTCAGTCTATATCCCGCCCGATAAGCAGGTCTCGGATGTTACCGCGCAACTCCGGGACGAGCACGGGCAGGCAATGAACATCAAGAGCAAGATCACGCGCACGAACGTGCAGAGTATCCTGGAATCGATCCTGGCGAAGTTGCGGTACGTGACCGTGAGCGAGAACGGACTGGTAATCTTCTGCGGCGCGATCGATAAGGGCGGCGACAAGACGGATATCGAGACGTATATCGTCGAGCCACCGGAAAAGATCTATTCCTTTATTTACCACTGTAATTCGAGCTTCTTCCTCGAGCCTCTGGAAGAGCTGATCGAGGAGAAGGAGAAATTTGGGCTGCTCGTACTGGATAAACGAGAAGCAACGATCGGCGTTCTGAGCGGGAAGATCGTGGAGCCGATCAAGCACCTCACGTCCTCAGTTCCCGGCAAGATCAGGAAAGGCGGTCAGTCTGCGCTACGATTCCAGCGACTCCGGGAGATAGCGACCGAGGACTTTTATAAGCGGATCGGTGAGACTACCTCTCAGATCCTGCTGCAGGAGAAAGACCTCATGGGTCTCCTGATCGGCGGCCCGAGCCCGACGAAGGAGGATTTCATCAAAGGTGCGTATCTCCATTACGAGATCCAGAACAAGATCCTCGGCGCCTTTGATGTCGCGTATACCGACGAATCAGGCCTCTATGAGCTGGTTGACGCTGCCGAGAGCGTCCTGGAGGGTATGGACCTCATGCGTGAGAAGAAGCTCATGGGGCGGTTCATGAAATACATCGGGACCGATGAATTGATGGTGACCTATGGAGAGCGAGATGTGCGCCAGAAGCTCGAGATGGGTGCGGTGGATACGCTTTTGATCTCCGAGGAGCTGGATGCGGACTTCGTCCACGAACTGGTGGAGCTGGCTGAGCTCACGGGCGCTGAGGTGGAGATCGTCTCGACCGATTTTGAGGAAGGCGCGCAGTTGAAGCGTGCCTTCGGCGGTGTCGCTGCCCTGCTGCGCTACAAAACGCACTAA
- a CDS encoding DNA-directed RNA polymerase subunit L — translation MAAEEAPEIRKEEEEEEQQKKLTILERTEDAVRMEIAGEDHTLLALLTATLLDDPQVNIATYNIPETLQSNPILYVKMNSGDPLEAVKTALRALAAAFDEFEQKYRAAIV, via the coding sequence ATGGCGGCCGAGGAAGCACCGGAGATCCGGAAAGAAGAAGAAGAAGAGGAGCAGCAGAAGAAGCTCACCATCTTGGAGCGTACTGAGGATGCCGTGCGGATGGAGATCGCCGGCGAGGACCACACCCTCTTAGCGCTCCTCACGGCCACGCTGCTCGATGATCCGCAGGTGAATATCGCGACCTATAACATACCGGAGACGCTGCAGAGCAATCCTATATTGTACGTAAAGATGAACTCGGGCGATCCGCTAGAGGCCGTGAAAACTGCTCTGCGCGCGCTTGCCGCGGCGTTTGACGAGTTTGAGCAGAAGTACAGGGCGGCAATAGTCTAG
- a CDS encoding RNA-binding protein, with the protein MTKEEGLVVPGDFLGTSEEFTPGTGVYDEKGNIYASLIGGVSISDKRVINVVPKVSTPPMLQEGDVVICRIEDLRESIAVVSIACMLGQEDREVASSTQGVIHISNVKRGYVNELQREFGFLDLVKAKVIDARALRLSTEDKDLGVVKAICSKCKGDLKRKGNVLSCERCKRVETRKVSEDYGRGLF; encoded by the coding sequence ATGACGAAAGAGGAAGGTTTAGTGGTGCCGGGCGATTTTTTAGGGACGTCCGAAGAGTTTACACCCGGCACGGGCGTGTATGATGAGAAAGGCAACATTTATGCTTCACTGATCGGCGGCGTGAGTATCAGTGATAAACGCGTAATCAATGTGGTGCCGAAGGTCTCGACGCCGCCAATGCTGCAGGAGGGCGATGTGGTCATCTGCAGGATAGAGGATCTACGGGAATCGATTGCCGTGGTGAGCATCGCCTGCATGCTGGGGCAGGAGGATCGTGAGGTCGCCTCTTCCACCCAGGGCGTCATCCACATCTCCAATGTCAAGCGCGGCTACGTGAACGAGCTCCAGCGCGAATTTGGCTTTCTGGATCTCGTGAAGGCGAAAGTGATCGATGCCCGGGCGTTACGACTCAGCACGGAGGATAAGGATCTCGGCGTGGTCAAAGCGATCTGCTCGAAGTGCAAGGGCGATCTGAAGCGAAAGGGCAATGTCCTGTCCTGTGAGCGCTGCAAGCGGGTGGAAACGCGGAAGGTCTCAGAAGATTACGGCAGAGGGCTCTTTTAA
- the ruvC gene encoding crossover junction endodeoxyribonuclease RuvC — translation MRVLGIDPGTAITGWGVVEFSNGRLVSIDCGCIKTSTAFTYGERLKRIYNELLRLIEATKPDEMAIEKIFFNTNVKTALSVGQARGVCLLAASIHELPIFEYNTSEVKNYLTGYGRATKQEVASRVKAVLALAEIPRPDDVSDALAIATTHVAQKFALEIQQ, via the coding sequence ATGCGTGTGCTCGGAATCGATCCCGGAACCGCGATAACGGGCTGGGGTGTCGTTGAGTTCTCTAACGGTCGGCTCGTCTCCATTGACTGCGGCTGTATCAAGACGAGCACGGCGTTCACCTACGGTGAGCGGCTAAAGCGGATTTATAACGAGTTGCTTCGACTGATCGAAGCGACGAAGCCCGATGAAATGGCGATCGAGAAGATCTTCTTCAATACGAACGTGAAGACCGCTTTGAGCGTGGGTCAAGCGCGGGGCGTCTGCCTTCTGGCTGCATCGATCCACGAGCTGCCGATCTTCGAGTATAATACCTCAGAAGTGAAGAATTACCTCACCGGCTATGGGCGTGCGACGAAGCAGGAGGTCGCAAGCAGGGTGAAAGCGGTGCTCGCGTTAGCAGAGATCCCCCGGCCCGATGACGTCTCAGATGCGCTCGCGATCGCGACGACGCATGTAGCACAGAAGTTCGCGCTAGAAATTCAGCAATAA
- the grpE gene encoding nucleotide exchange factor GrpE produces the protein MGGRTLIFYLVNAKLSYISKTRKERRSAALTKAHEQSDSEAEEAPEERTEAEEKRVSNEELERLERDLEQKTAQAEEYLNRLKYLQADFENYKKMVARERERYEKCATEALIKRLLPILDHLEAAFTSAQSCKDLVSFVKGIELIYLDLLEALGQEGLKPIKAVGEKYDPYKHEVVMTVLDEDAPEDMVLEELERGYMLGTHVLRSAKVALSKHAKPASENDASTAAEET, from the coding sequence CTGGGGGGACGCACGCTAATTTTTTATCTGGTGAACGCTAAGCTAAGCTACATAAGTAAAACGCGTAAAGAGCGGAGGAGCGCGGCCTTGACGAAGGCTCACGAGCAGTCGGATTCTGAAGCGGAAGAAGCACCGGAAGAGCGGACCGAGGCGGAAGAGAAGCGGGTCTCAAACGAGGAACTGGAGCGTCTCGAGCGTGACTTGGAGCAGAAGACCGCGCAGGCTGAGGAGTACCTTAACCGACTGAAATACCTGCAGGCAGACTTCGAGAACTATAAGAAGATGGTCGCGCGAGAGCGCGAACGGTATGAGAAGTGTGCCACCGAAGCGTTGATCAAGCGCTTGTTGCCCATACTGGATCATCTGGAGGCGGCTTTTACGTCTGCGCAGAGCTGTAAGGATCTGGTATCGTTCGTCAAGGGCATAGAGCTGATCTATCTCGATCTCCTCGAGGCGCTGGGTCAGGAAGGCTTGAAACCGATCAAAGCAGTGGGCGAGAAATATGACCCTTACAAGCATGAGGTCGTGATGACGGTCCTCGATGAGGATGCGCCCGAAGATATGGTTCTGGAGGAGCTCGAACGCGGCTATATGCTGGGTACGCACGTCTTACGTTCCGCTAAGGTCGCTCTCTCCAAACACGCGAAACCCGCGTCTGAGAACGATGCGAGCACGGCCGCCGAAGAGACTTAG
- a CDS encoding cobalamin biosynthesis protein CobN, giving the protein MKLAVAGKGGVGKTTIAGTLARLFAREGERVIAVDADPAMNLKFALGIPRNPEPISELKELIFERTAADTGMGVFKLNPRVDDILAKFGARGPDGVTLLVMGTIEKGGTGCTCPENAFLRALLRHVLFKESTVILDMEAGIEHLGRGTARGVDLMLTVLEPGMRSVETVARIKTLGEDIGITRFGAVINKVTSAEVAHRIETILEDMAIPVLGIVPHDYALIQADLDGRAPLDVGGAAVEQIKALKEAIVSLH; this is encoded by the coding sequence ATGAAACTGGCAGTTGCGGGGAAGGGCGGTGTGGGCAAAACGACCATCGCCGGCACGCTTGCCCGGCTCTTTGCCCGGGAGGGTGAGCGCGTCATCGCGGTGGACGCCGACCCGGCTATGAACTTGAAATTCGCGCTCGGCATACCGCGGAACCCCGAACCGATCTCGGAGCTTAAAGAGCTCATCTTCGAGCGAACGGCCGCGGATACCGGCATGGGCGTCTTCAAATTGAATCCCCGGGTGGATGACATCCTGGCGAAATTCGGCGCACGGGGGCCTGATGGCGTCACGCTGCTCGTCATGGGCACGATCGAGAAGGGCGGCACCGGATGCACCTGCCCCGAGAACGCGTTTCTCCGCGCGCTGCTGCGGCATGTGCTCTTCAAGGAATCAACGGTGATCCTGGACATGGAGGCGGGTATCGAGCACCTGGGGCGGGGGACCGCACGCGGCGTAGACCTCATGCTCACCGTGCTGGAGCCCGGGATGCGCTCCGTCGAGACCGTGGCGCGTATAAAAACGCTCGGTGAGGATATCGGCATCACACGGTTCGGTGCAGTCATCAACAAAGTCACGAGCGCAGAGGTCGCTCACAGGATCGAGACGATCCTAGAGGATATGGCTATTCCCGTGCTCGGGATCGTCCCCCACGATTACGCGCTGATTCAAGCGGATCTTGATGGTAGAGCGCCGCTGGACGTTGGGGGTGCTGCGGTCGAGCAGATCAAAGCGCTCAAAGAGGCGATCGTCAGCCTGCACTGA
- a CDS encoding 30S ribosomal protein S14: MVKERTKRFGRGANACRRCGRQRGLVRRYGIYLCRQCFREIAREVGFKKYN, encoded by the coding sequence ATGGTAAAGGAGCGAACGAAGCGATTTGGGCGGGGCGCGAATGCATGTAGACGGTGCGGCCGGCAACGGGGCCTGGTACGACGGTACGGGATTTATCTCTGCCGGCAGTGTTTCCGGGAGATCGCGCGTGAGGTCGGCTTCAAGAAGTATAACTAA
- a CDS encoding 30S ribosomal protein S8, translated as MSLNDPLADALSHIKNTERVGKLECTIKPASKLIGNVLSVMQDGGYIKEFEFIEDGKAGYFKVKLRGRINDCNAIKPRYYVHMREFEEWEKRLLPARGFGMLIVTTSKGVISHAQAIENGTGGQLLAFVY; from the coding sequence ATGTCACTCAATGATCCGCTGGCAGATGCGCTGTCACATATCAAGAATACCGAACGAGTCGGGAAGCTGGAGTGCACGATAAAGCCGGCCTCCAAGCTGATCGGGAACGTGCTGAGCGTGATGCAGGATGGTGGCTACATCAAGGAGTTCGAGTTCATCGAGGATGGCAAGGCGGGCTACTTCAAGGTAAAACTCCGGGGCCGGATCAACGATTGTAACGCGATAAAGCCGCGATATTACGTCCATATGCGCGAATTTGAGGAATGGGAGAAGCGACTGCTGCCCGCGCGGGGCTTCGGCATGCTCATTGTCACCACGTCAAAAGGGGTGATATCGCACGCGCAGGCGATCGAGAATGGTACCGGTGGCCAATTGCTCGCGTTTGTGTATTAA
- a CDS encoding prenyltransferase has product MTVVERYRSSALPFLYCNKLYSCSMNEQLLDRLKVWFRAFRYHFVPPSMFPATIGALVGWAVDQTFSLWFFFLVMLGVSLNHIALNMTDDYFDFKHAVDQLKPGAKNPYTGGSGLLTSGLMKPRAMYNAFIMLYCGVAVIGLYLGLVRGLLVLVFGTIGVLSSIFYTAPPIKFSHRGLGELGLLLNFGPIIGLGSYFVQAQQLSLEAFLATLPCGIMLFSMVVINEIPDLEDDKNAGKLTLVARYGTQAAVNLYVGSWAATYFFNLFRCSASKRSTSMSAAGRLRTSLSWWE; this is encoded by the coding sequence ATGACCGTCGTCGAAAGATATCGCTCTTCCGCGTTACCGTTTTTATACTGTAACAAACTATACTCTTGCAGCATGAACGAGCAGCTTTTAGATAGGCTAAAGGTCTGGTTTCGAGCCTTTCGCTACCATTTCGTGCCCCCCAGTATGTTTCCCGCAACGATTGGCGCGCTTGTCGGTTGGGCGGTCGACCAGACCTTCTCGTTATGGTTCTTCTTCCTGGTCATGCTGGGCGTTTCGCTCAATCACATCGCGTTGAACATGACCGATGATTATTTCGATTTCAAACATGCCGTTGATCAGCTGAAACCGGGCGCGAAGAACCCGTATACCGGCGGTAGCGGCCTCCTGACCAGCGGCCTGATGAAGCCGCGCGCGATGTATAACGCCTTTATCATGCTGTATTGCGGAGTTGCTGTAATTGGCCTGTATCTTGGACTGGTAAGAGGGCTGCTCGTCCTGGTGTTCGGGACCATCGGCGTTCTCAGCTCCATATTTTACACCGCACCACCAATCAAATTCTCGCATCGCGGACTCGGTGAACTGGGCCTGCTTCTCAATTTCGGGCCCATTATCGGGCTCGGCTCCTATTTTGTGCAGGCGCAGCAGCTCAGCCTTGAAGCCTTCCTGGCAACACTCCCCTGCGGCATCATGCTCTTCTCCATGGTGGTCATCAACGAAATCCCTGATCTGGAAGACGATAAGAACGCCGGGAAATTGACGCTGGTCGCGCGGTATGGCACGCAAGCAGCGGTCAACCTCTATGTCGGCAGCTGGGCGGCTACGTACTTTTTTAATTTGTTCAGGTGCTCGGCCTCTAAAAGGTCAACCTCTATGTCGGCAGCTGGGCGGCTACGTACCTCGTTATCCTGGTGGGAGTAG
- the gyrB gene encoding DNA topoisomerase (ATP-hydrolyzing) subunit B — MAEESYSAKDIQVLKDLTAVRKRPAMYIGDTSTRGLHHLINEVLDNSVDEALIGYCTHIKVIIHTDNSVTVDDNGRGIPVDLHAEYNLPAVEIVMTKLHAGGKFDDKVYKVAGGLHGVGISVVNALSEWLEVEVLRNSHRYYQKYERGKPLGPLEELHVPDADWKECGTKVHFKPDLEIFGPYEIDAGILTTRLRELAFLNKGLYLTLKDKRTGDEKEFQYEGGIAAFLDYINRTKRVLHEPILFEDDKDGVKVEIGVQFNDSYAENIFSFVNNVKTIEGGKHLSGFKAALTRVLNDFGRANNLLKKVNLDGEDVREGLSAVISVKLRDPQFEGQTKTKLGNSEVKGVVESIVREHMWEFLEEHPNDAASIIKKAMETAHAREAARRAREIVRKKDFMADSLPGKLADCSEKDPAKRELYIVEGDSAGGSAKQARDKNFQAILPIRGKILNVEKARLDKILKSDAIRTLITALGAGIGEDFDLEQIRYHKVIIMSDADVDGAHIRTLLLTFFYRYMQELVSMNHVYIAQPPLYMVKKGKAERYAFSDEEYQKILTELNVIEGDTGVKIQRYKGLGEMNAEQLWETTMNPETRCIKRVNLRDAAEADWLFTVLMGEEVEPRRNFITAHALEVMNLDV; from the coding sequence ATGGCAGAAGAGAGTTACAGTGCAAAGGATATTCAGGTGCTCAAAGACCTCACCGCGGTTCGTAAGCGGCCCGCGATGTACATCGGTGACACGAGCACGCGAGGACTTCATCATCTGATCAATGAAGTGCTTGATAACAGCGTCGATGAGGCGCTCATCGGGTACTGCACCCATATCAAGGTGATTATTCACACGGATAACTCCGTGACGGTGGATGATAATGGCCGCGGGATCCCGGTGGATCTGCACGCGGAATACAACCTCCCGGCAGTGGAGATCGTCATGACAAAGCTCCACGCGGGTGGTAAGTTCGATGACAAGGTCTATAAGGTGGCTGGTGGGCTCCATGGCGTGGGCATCTCCGTGGTCAATGCACTCTCCGAATGGCTCGAGGTAGAGGTGCTGCGGAACAGCCACCGGTATTACCAGAAGTATGAGCGCGGAAAGCCGCTCGGACCCTTAGAGGAGTTGCATGTGCCCGACGCTGATTGGAAAGAGTGCGGTACGAAGGTGCACTTCAAACCGGACCTTGAGATCTTCGGGCCCTATGAGATCGACGCAGGCATACTCACAACGCGGCTGCGTGAGCTGGCATTTCTGAACAAAGGGCTTTATCTTACCCTGAAGGACAAACGGACGGGCGACGAGAAGGAGTTCCAATATGAGGGCGGTATTGCCGCGTTCCTCGACTATATCAACCGGACAAAACGCGTGCTACACGAGCCCATCCTCTTTGAGGACGATAAGGACGGGGTAAAAGTCGAGATCGGGGTCCAGTTCAATGACAGCTACGCGGAGAACATCTTCTCGTTCGTGAACAACGTGAAGACCATTGAGGGTGGTAAGCATCTCAGCGGCTTCAAAGCGGCCCTGACACGGGTGCTCAATGATTTCGGTAGGGCGAACAATCTGTTGAAGAAGGTGAACCTGGATGGTGAAGACGTTCGCGAAGGGCTCTCGGCCGTTATCAGTGTGAAGCTCCGTGACCCGCAGTTTGAGGGACAGACGAAGACAAAGCTCGGGAATAGCGAGGTAAAAGGTGTTGTGGAGTCGATTGTGCGCGAGCACATGTGGGAGTTTTTGGAAGAGCATCCGAACGATGCCGCGTCGATCATCAAGAAGGCGATGGAGACAGCGCATGCACGTGAAGCAGCGCGTCGTGCGCGCGAAATCGTACGCAAGAAGGATTTTATGGCCGATTCACTGCCCGGGAAGCTCGCGGACTGCTCTGAGAAAGACCCGGCGAAACGCGAGTTGTACATCGTTGAGGGCGATTCCGCCGGCGGCTCGGCGAAACAGGCACGTGATAAGAACTTCCAGGCGATTCTACCGATCAGGGGCAAGATCCTGAACGTGGAGAAGGCGCGGCTGGATAAGATTCTGAAGAGTGACGCGATCAGGACACTCATCACCGCGCTGGGCGCGGGCATCGGGGAGGACTTCGATCTCGAGCAGATCCGCTATCACAAAGTGATCATCATGAGCGATGCGGACGTTGACGGCGCGCATATTCGCACGCTCCTGCTCACGTTCTTCTACCGGTACATGCAGGAGCTGGTAAGCATGAACCACGTCTATATCGCGCAGCCGCCGCTGTATATGGTGAAGAAGGGCAAAGCTGAGCGGTACGCATTCTCCGACGAGGAGTATCAGAAGATACTGACCGAGCTGAACGTGATTGAGGGCGATACGGGCGTGAAGATCCAGCGCTACAAGGGTCTCGGCGAGATGAACGCCGAGCAGCTCTGGGAGACCACGATGAACCCCGAGACGCGGTGTATCAAGCGCGTGAACCTGAGGGACGCTGCAGAGGCTGACTGGCTCTTTACCGTACTGATGGGCGAAGAGGTCGAGCCGCGTCGGAACTTCATCACGGCGCACGCGCTGGAAGTGATGAATCTCGATGTGTGA
- a CDS encoding GtrA family protein, producing the protein MRRSERLVALESDAIRLFKFSIVGGIGAVINTGLLWLFTDLAGIFYLYSSAIAIEIAIIMQFLMNDRWTFKEQRTTRVAQFLKRIIKSNIWRSGGLAVNIGVLYALTEYAGLYYLLSNIVGILCAFLLNYLFESRLTWGVH; encoded by the coding sequence ATGCGGCGATCCGAACGACTGGTGGCACTGGAGAGTGATGCGATCCGGCTCTTCAAGTTCTCGATCGTAGGTGGTATCGGTGCGGTGATCAACACCGGGTTGCTCTGGCTCTTCACCGACCTCGCCGGCATTTTCTACCTCTATTCGTCCGCGATTGCCATTGAGATCGCGATCATCATGCAATTCCTGATGAACGACCGCTGGACCTTTAAGGAGCAGCGGACGACGCGCGTCGCGCAGTTCTTGAAACGCATCATCAAGAGCAATATCTGGCGCTCAGGTGGCCTCGCCGTCAATATCGGCGTGCTCTACGCCCTGACCGAGTACGCAGGGCTCTACTACCTGCTCTCGAACATCGTGGGGATCTTATGCGCCTTTCTGTTGAATTATCTCTTCGAGAGCCGGCTGACCTGGGGCGTTCACTGA